From Actinoplanes oblitus, a single genomic window includes:
- a CDS encoding thioesterase II family protein produces the protein MGHGHSAPDDVVWVLPGDDNVPHRTSLLILPHSGGNAHAYAPWREQLPPHVRLLVGQYPGRGARFSEPLPETMADLVEPVLACLPPGTDDLVVLGHSMGSLVAYETALALTRAGRPPRALVVSACRAPFLPNPSPVHPAALDDDALIAAIKERGGTENGILDEPELRELLLPSIRADFAIDDAYQRAEAPKLTCPVIVLGGDSDPVVPAAALGRWDEVTSGPVTTRLLPGGHFYFQDQLGTFLTLVTGVLDAVQTQFA, from the coding sequence GTGGGCCACGGACACTCCGCCCCCGACGACGTCGTCTGGGTTCTGCCCGGCGACGACAACGTGCCGCACCGCACCTCGCTGCTGATCCTGCCGCACTCCGGCGGCAACGCCCACGCGTACGCGCCGTGGCGCGAGCAACTGCCACCTCACGTACGCCTGCTCGTCGGCCAGTACCCGGGACGCGGCGCCCGGTTCAGCGAGCCACTGCCGGAGACCATGGCCGACCTGGTCGAGCCGGTGCTGGCCTGCCTGCCGCCCGGGACGGACGACCTGGTGGTGCTCGGTCACAGCATGGGTTCGCTGGTCGCGTACGAGACGGCCCTCGCCCTGACCCGGGCCGGCCGCCCACCGCGTGCCCTGGTCGTCTCCGCCTGCCGGGCGCCGTTCCTGCCCAACCCGAGCCCGGTGCACCCGGCCGCGCTCGACGACGACGCCCTGATCGCCGCGATCAAGGAACGCGGCGGCACCGAGAACGGCATCCTCGACGAGCCCGAGCTGCGGGAACTGCTGCTGCCGTCGATCCGGGCGGACTTCGCCATCGACGACGCCTACCAGCGCGCTGAGGCGCCGAAGCTGACCTGCCCGGTGATCGTCCTGGGCGGCGACAGCGACCCGGTGGTGCCGGCCGCCGCCCTCGGCCGGTGGGACGAGGTCACCTCCGGCCCGGTCACCACCCGGCTGCTGCCCGGCGGCCACTTCTACTTCCAGGACCAGCTCGGCACGTTCCTCACCCTGGTCACCGGCGTGCTCGACGCCGTGCAGACCCAATTCGCCTGA
- a CDS encoding non-ribosomal peptide synthetase, with amino-acid sequence MSDPSTGVRPLNAAQRGVWYAQRIDPGNPVHNMAGYLEIRGPVDVAALSAAVTALVREDETARLRFTEADGAPAQYLAAAAEFIPEIHDVSGEPDPHAAALRIMRADLDRPVDLEHDRLFTYQIHRLGPEHFLWYGRAHHLILDGYSATIQRRRTAELYTALVTGADVGTPLGSFTAVLDEQERYARSPARQRDAAYWRRSMADAVPPAPRGRPEHRVVRRVTRVDEEGLARLRGFADRAGVTWQQALIAVTVLHRRVWTGNDHVVLGLPLPGRLDAHAIRTPGMTANVMPLSCRVDPAESTAQLAARVAREALRAQWHQRYDAADLRRDLGWTADQGRDFGPMINFVLGDEHDDFAGLPALYHLLSTGGTVADVALTVTHHPEGGLRIDVSTDTAYEKALDLDAYQRTFHRVLADVTGRPDAPVAEIGALDTAERDLVLRDWNDTVVPVDDMSLPAMFAARVAADPGAPAIHGDGVTLTYAELDTAANRLANHLLANGVRRGDIVGVLLPRGIDFAVAVLAVTKTGAAYTLLDPDFPNARLTRVLTDTRATALITNDTLAGRTTVDCPVICETGDNPEDPGIHVDPGDAACVMFTSGSSGTPKGVLSPHRALTGTLTGQTYTDFGPGQVFLQCSPVSWDAFSLEFWGALAFGGLCVLQPGQRPEPTLIASLVRDHAVTMLQLSSGLFNLLADEYPHAFDGVHTAFTGGEVSSPSHVQQALRHHPHLHVANAYGPAESMGFSTTFPIPNGYPDTTLPIGRPIANKRIYLLDNALRPVPIGVVGEVYLAGIGLAHGYLGQPATTATRFIANPYHPTDRLYRTGDLARWTPDGQLTFTGRADHQVKIRGFRIEPAEIETALLQHPDITQAAVLATPDHLTGYIVGTTDPTTTRTWLRQHLPDHMIPTTITILDRLPLTPNGKLDRRALPQPDPSSAAGTGRSARDAREEILCGLYAEVLGVAEVGVDDDFFDLGGHSLLAARLAARARGILGTELSIRDVFQAPTVAALAASLSDAGRAGVRPAPVAGPRGEHLPLSYAQRRLWLTDAVQGPGTTYNVPMAIPLHGRLDVGALTAALTDLTTRHQVLRTVIGTVGDEPCQRILAPEPVDVDHIPATAGDLDELLTAAAGHVFDLAAERPLRVTLFDLGDDEYVLLLLLHHIATDGQSLRPLLDDLATAYAARCAGAAPGWAPLPVQYADYTLWQRDLLGDPADPDSRHATDLRYWTTNLNGLPDEIGLPLDRPRPATADHRGAAVPVRVEPALADRIRVVAREQRCTPFMVVQAALALTLSRFGAGTDVALGTPVAGRTDPALDPLVGFFVNTLVLRTDVSGDPSFGELLARVRRADLDALAHQELPFDQLLEALQPVRSLARHPLFQVCLGFDDATDAELRLPGLRAGRGRVVATGETKFDLEFLLRDEGADGIGGGLLYRTALFDRSTAERLLAGLVRTLTQVLADPDQPISAVDVLTPTERAAVVQDWNDTVVPVDDMSLPAMFAARVAADPGAPAIHGDGVTLTYAELDTAANRLANHLLANGVRRGDIVGILLPRGIDFAVAVLAVTKTGAAYTLLDPDFPNARLTRVLTDTKATALITNDTLAGRTTVDCPVICETGDNPEDPGIHVDPGDAACVMFTSGSSGTPKGVLSPHRALTGTLTGQTYTDFGPGQVFLQCSPVSWDAFSLEFWGALAFGGLCVLQPGQRPEPTLIASLVRDHAVTMLQLSSGLFNLLADEYPHAFDGVHTAFTGGEVSSPSHVQQALRHHPHLHVANAYGPAESMGFSTTFPIPNGYPDTTLPIGRPIANKRIYLLDNALRPVPIGVVGEVYLAGIGLAHGYLGQPATTATRFIANPYHPTDRLYRTGDLARWTPDGQLTFTGRADHQVKIRGFRIEPAEIETALLQHPDITQAAVLATPDHLTGYIVGTTDPTTTRTWLRQHLPDHMIPTTITILDRLPLTPNGKLDRRALPQPDPSSAAGTGRSARDAREEILCGLYAEILGLPTISIDDDFFDLGGHSLLAARLTARIRAALGAELSIRDIFQAPTVAALTERLPAAAPARARPALRRRTDAGVPLPS; translated from the coding sequence ATGTCCGATCCGTCCACCGGCGTGCGCCCGCTGAACGCGGCGCAGCGGGGCGTCTGGTACGCCCAACGGATCGATCCCGGCAACCCGGTCCACAACATGGCCGGCTATCTGGAGATCCGCGGTCCGGTGGACGTGGCCGCGCTGTCGGCAGCGGTGACCGCCCTGGTGCGCGAGGACGAGACCGCCCGGCTGCGGTTCACCGAGGCCGACGGCGCACCCGCCCAATATCTGGCCGCCGCCGCCGAGTTCATCCCGGAGATCCACGATGTGAGCGGCGAACCGGATCCACACGCCGCCGCGCTGCGGATCATGCGCGCCGACCTGGACCGGCCCGTCGACCTGGAACACGACCGGCTTTTCACCTACCAGATCCACCGGCTCGGCCCGGAGCACTTCCTCTGGTACGGGCGGGCCCACCACCTCATCCTCGACGGTTACAGCGCCACCATCCAGCGACGCCGCACCGCCGAGCTGTACACCGCGCTGGTCACCGGCGCCGACGTGGGTACTCCGCTCGGCTCGTTCACCGCCGTGCTCGACGAGCAGGAACGTTACGCCCGCTCCCCGGCACGGCAGCGGGATGCCGCGTACTGGCGGCGGTCGATGGCCGACGCGGTCCCGCCCGCCCCACGCGGACGACCCGAGCACCGGGTGGTCCGCCGGGTGACCAGGGTCGACGAGGAGGGTCTCGCCCGGCTCCGCGGATTCGCCGACCGGGCCGGGGTCACCTGGCAGCAGGCACTGATCGCGGTGACCGTGCTGCACCGCCGGGTGTGGACCGGAAACGATCACGTCGTGCTGGGCCTGCCGTTGCCCGGACGGCTGGACGCCCACGCGATCCGCACGCCCGGGATGACCGCGAACGTCATGCCGCTGTCGTGCCGGGTCGACCCGGCCGAGTCCACCGCGCAACTGGCCGCCCGGGTCGCCCGGGAGGCGCTCCGGGCCCAGTGGCATCAGCGCTACGACGCCGCCGACCTCCGGCGTGACCTGGGCTGGACGGCCGACCAGGGCCGCGACTTCGGCCCCATGATCAACTTTGTGCTCGGTGACGAGCACGACGACTTCGCCGGGCTGCCGGCCCTCTACCACCTGCTGTCCACCGGCGGCACCGTCGCCGACGTGGCGCTGACCGTCACCCACCATCCGGAGGGCGGCCTGCGCATCGACGTCAGCACCGACACGGCGTACGAAAAGGCTCTCGATCTCGACGCCTACCAGCGCACCTTTCACCGGGTCCTGGCGGACGTCACCGGCCGGCCCGATGCCCCGGTCGCCGAGATCGGGGCGCTCGACACCGCCGAACGCGACCTGGTGCTCCGGGATTGGAACGACACGGTGGTGCCGGTGGACGACATGTCACTGCCGGCGATGTTCGCAGCCCGGGTCGCCGCCGATCCGGGCGCCCCCGCGATCCACGGTGACGGCGTCACCCTGACCTACGCCGAACTCGACACCGCAGCCAACCGCCTCGCCAACCACCTACTCGCCAACGGTGTGCGCCGCGGCGACATCGTCGGCGTCCTGCTACCCCGAGGCATCGACTTCGCCGTCGCCGTACTCGCCGTCACCAAAACCGGCGCCGCCTACACCCTGCTCGACCCCGACTTCCCGAACGCCCGACTCACCCGGGTGCTCACCGACACCCGCGCCACTGCCCTGATCACCAACGACACCCTCGCCGGACGGACAACCGTCGACTGCCCGGTCATTTGTGAAACAGGCGACAACCCCGAAGACCCCGGCATACACGTCGATCCCGGCGACGCCGCCTGCGTCATGTTCACCTCCGGATCCTCCGGCACCCCCAAAGGCGTACTGTCCCCGCACCGCGCCCTGACCGGCACCCTGACCGGACAGACCTACACCGACTTCGGCCCCGGCCAAGTATTCCTGCAATGCTCACCGGTCTCCTGGGACGCGTTCTCCCTGGAATTCTGGGGCGCCCTCGCCTTCGGCGGACTATGCGTCCTGCAACCCGGACAACGCCCCGAACCCACCCTCATCGCATCCCTGGTCCGCGACCACGCCGTCACCATGCTGCAACTGTCATCCGGACTGTTCAACCTGCTCGCCGACGAATACCCACACGCCTTCGACGGCGTCCACACCGCCTTCACCGGCGGCGAAGTCTCCTCACCCAGCCACGTCCAACAAGCCCTGCGACACCACCCACACCTGCACGTCGCCAACGCCTACGGACCCGCCGAATCCATGGGCTTCAGCACCACCTTCCCCATCCCGAACGGCTACCCCGACACCACCCTGCCCATCGGCCGGCCCATCGCCAACAAACGCATCTACCTACTCGACAACGCCCTACGCCCCGTCCCGATCGGCGTCGTCGGCGAGGTCTACCTCGCCGGCATCGGCCTGGCCCACGGCTACCTCGGCCAACCCGCCACCACCGCCACCCGCTTCATCGCCAACCCCTACCACCCCACCGACCGGCTCTACCGCACCGGCGACCTCGCCCGCTGGACCCCCGACGGACAACTCACCTTCACCGGCCGCGCCGACCACCAAGTCAAAATCCGCGGCTTCCGCATCGAACCCGCCGAAATCGAAACCGCCCTCCTGCAGCACCCCGACATCACCCAAGCCGCCGTCCTGGCCACCCCCGACCACCTCACCGGCTACATCGTCGGCACCACCGACCCCACCACCACCCGCACCTGGCTGCGCCAACACCTACCCGACCACATGATCCCCACCACCATCACCATCCTCGACCGCCTACCACTGACCCCCAACGGCAAACTCGACCGACGCGCCCTCCCCCAGCCCGATCCGAGCTCGGCGGCGGGCACCGGCCGCAGCGCCCGGGATGCCCGCGAGGAGATCCTCTGCGGCCTCTACGCCGAGGTGCTGGGTGTCGCCGAGGTCGGTGTCGACGACGACTTCTTCGATCTGGGCGGGCACTCCCTGCTGGCGGCCCGGCTCGCCGCCCGGGCCCGGGGCATCCTCGGTACCGAGCTGAGTATCCGCGACGTCTTCCAGGCGCCGACCGTCGCCGCGCTGGCCGCAAGCCTGTCCGACGCGGGCCGCGCCGGTGTCCGGCCCGCGCCCGTCGCCGGGCCACGCGGCGAGCACCTGCCGCTGTCGTACGCCCAGCGCCGGCTCTGGCTCACCGACGCCGTGCAGGGGCCCGGCACCACCTACAACGTGCCGATGGCGATTCCGCTGCACGGGCGGCTGGACGTCGGCGCGCTGACCGCCGCCCTCACCGACCTGACCACCCGGCACCAGGTGCTGCGGACCGTGATCGGTACCGTCGGCGACGAGCCCTGCCAGCGGATCCTGGCCCCGGAGCCGGTCGACGTGGACCACATCCCGGCCACCGCCGGCGACCTCGACGAGCTGCTGACCGCGGCCGCCGGGCACGTCTTCGACCTGGCCGCCGAACGGCCGCTGCGGGTCACCCTCTTCGACCTCGGTGACGACGAGTACGTCCTGCTGCTCCTGCTGCATCACATCGCCACCGACGGGCAGTCGCTGCGGCCGCTGCTCGACGACCTGGCCACCGCGTACGCGGCCCGGTGCGCCGGCGCGGCCCCCGGCTGGGCGCCGCTGCCGGTGCAGTACGCCGACTACACGCTCTGGCAGCGTGACCTGCTCGGCGACCCGGCCGACCCGGACAGCCGCCATGCCACCGACCTGCGGTACTGGACGACGAACCTGAACGGGCTGCCGGACGAGATCGGTCTGCCGCTGGACCGGCCCCGGCCGGCGACCGCCGACCACCGGGGCGCCGCGGTACCGGTGCGGGTCGAGCCCGCGCTGGCCGACCGGATCCGGGTGGTGGCCCGCGAGCAGCGGTGCACCCCGTTCATGGTGGTGCAGGCCGCGCTCGCCCTGACGCTGAGCCGATTCGGCGCCGGCACCGACGTCGCTCTCGGCACTCCGGTGGCCGGGCGTACCGATCCGGCTCTGGACCCGCTCGTCGGGTTCTTCGTCAACACTCTCGTGCTGCGGACCGACGTCTCGGGCGACCCGTCGTTCGGCGAGCTGCTCGCCCGGGTCCGCCGGGCCGACCTGGACGCCCTGGCCCATCAGGAGCTGCCGTTCGATCAGCTGCTGGAGGCACTGCAGCCGGTGCGGTCGCTGGCCCGGCACCCGCTGTTCCAGGTGTGCCTGGGCTTCGACGACGCCACCGACGCCGAGCTGCGGCTACCCGGACTGCGCGCCGGCCGGGGACGTGTCGTGGCCACCGGCGAGACCAAGTTCGACCTGGAGTTCCTGCTGCGGGACGAGGGCGCCGACGGCATCGGTGGCGGGCTGCTGTACCGCACCGCGCTCTTCGACCGGTCCACCGCCGAACGTCTGCTCGCCGGGCTGGTGCGCACCCTCACCCAGGTGCTGGCCGATCCGGATCAGCCGATCAGCGCGGTGGACGTGCTCACCCCGACGGAGCGCGCCGCCGTCGTCCAGGACTGGAACGACACGGTGGTGCCGGTGGACGACATGTCACTGCCGGCGATGTTCGCAGCCCGGGTCGCCGCCGATCCAGGCGCCCCCGCGATCCACGGCGACGGCGTCACCCTGACCTACGCCGAACTCGACACCGCAGCCAACCGCCTCGCCAACCACCTACTCGCCAACGGTGTGCGCCGCGGCGACATCGTCGGAATCCTGCTACCCCGAGGCATCGACTTCGCCGTCGCCGTACTCGCCGTCACCAAAACCGGCGCCGCCTACACCCTGCTCGACCCCGACTTCCCGAACGCCCGACTGACCCGCGTGCTCACCGACACCAAAGCCACCGCCCTGATCACCAACGACACCCTCGCCGGACGGACAACCGTCGACTGTCCGGTCATTTGTGAAACAGGCGACAACCCCGAAGACCCCGGCATACACGTCGATCCCGGCGACGCCGCCTGCGTCATGTTCACCTCCGGATCCTCCGGCACCCCCAAAGGCGTACTGTCCCCGCACCGCGCCCTGACCGGCACCCTGACCGGACAGACCTACACCGACTTCGGCCCCGGCCAAGTATTCCTGCAATGCTCACCGGTCTCCTGGGACGCGTTCTCCCTGGAATTCTGGGGCGCCCTCGCCTTCGGCGGACTATGCGTCCTGCAACCCGGACAACGCCCCGAACCCACCCTGATCGCATCCCTGGTCCGCGACCACGCCGTCACCATGCTGCAACTGTCATCCGGACTGTTCAACCTGCTCGCCGACGAATACCCACACGCCTTCGACGGCGTCCACACCGCCTTCACCGGCGGCGAAGTCTCCTCACCCAGCCACGTCCAACAAGCCCTGCGACACCACCCACACCTGCACGTCGCCAACGCCTACGGACCCGCCGAATCCATGGGCTTCAGCACCACCTTCCCCATCCCGAACGGCTACCCCGACACCACCCTGCCCATCGGCCGGCCCATCGCCAACAAACGCATCTACCTACTCGACAACGCCCTACGCCCCGTCCCGATCGGCGTCGTCGGCGAGGTCTACCTCGCCGGCATCGGCCTGGCCCACGGCTACCTCGGCCAACCCGCCACCACCGCCACCCGCTTCATCGCCAACCCCTACCACCCCACCGACCGGCTCTACCGCACCGGCGACCTCGCCCGCTGGACCCCCGACGGACAACTCACCTTCACCGGCCGCGCCGACCACCAAGTCAAAATCCGCGGCTTCCGCATCGAACCCGCCGAAATCGAAACCGCCCTCCTGCAGCACCCCGACATCACCCAAGCCGCCGTCCTGGCCACCCCCGACCACCTCACCGGCTACATCGTCGGCACCACCGACCCCACCACCACCCGCACCTGGCTGCGCCAACACCTACCCGACCACATGATCCCCACCACCATCACCATCCTCGACCGCCTACCACTGACCCCCAACGGCAAACTCGACCGACGCGCCCTCCCCCAGCCCGATCCGAGCTCGGCGGCGGGCACCGGCCGCAGCGCCCGGGACGCCCGCGAGGAGATCCTCTGCGGCCTCTACGCCGAGATCCTCGGGCTGCCCACCATCAGCATCGACGACGACTTCTTCGACCTGGGCGGGCACTCCCTGCTCGCGGCCCGGCTCACCGCCCGCATCCGCGCCGCGCTCGGCGCCGAACTGAGCATTCGCGACATCTTCCAGGCGCCGACCGTCGCCGCGCTCACCGAACGACTACCGGCAGCGGCCCCGGCGAGGGCCCGCCCGGCACTGCGGCGCCGCACCGACGCGGGCGTACCGCTACCGAGCTAG
- a CDS encoding acyl carrier protein — protein MITTMERVTSIFRQQAPDVEVPEIVPEHRMQDLGIDSLTFVHILLQIEKDFAIEFSDEELAVVESVQDILDLVVQKA, from the coding sequence ATGATCACCACCATGGAGAGGGTCACCTCGATATTCCGGCAGCAGGCTCCCGACGTGGAAGTGCCCGAGATCGTCCCGGAGCACCGCATGCAGGACCTCGGCATCGACTCCCTGACCTTCGTCCACATCCTGCTGCAGATCGAGAAGGACTTCGCCATCGAGTTCAGCGACGAGGAACTCGCCGTCGTGGAGAGCGTCCAGGACATCCTCGACCTGGTCGTGCAGAAGGCCTGA
- a CDS encoding beta-ketoacyl-ACP synthase III, translating into MSNSAEHESFAGTAVIAGLGAYLPDRVVKNDEVAERLGVTTDWIRDRTGIEQRFILDPAGATSDLAVEAGRRALESCGNPRVDFLILATCTPDHPFPATAPAVAARLGLPGIAAFDLNAACSGFVYALSVSAGMLASGSYRTGLVIGADAFSTLLDQNDPITAPIFGDGGGAVVVRAGHTGERGAVCTQVLGSDGDLLDLMKTPAGGSRQRSAGVAGDADNSYFTMAGRAVFKHAVNRMSSVSSAVLDRLGWSPGEVDRLVAHQANRRILTATAEAIGIAPERAVINVDRVANTSAASIPLALVDAVRSGTLTPGDRVLLAAFGGGATWGATGLIWPDLTLAASQPAI; encoded by the coding sequence TTGTCGAACAGTGCCGAGCACGAGAGCTTCGCCGGGACGGCGGTCATCGCCGGGCTCGGCGCGTACCTGCCGGATCGGGTGGTCAAGAACGATGAGGTCGCCGAGCGACTCGGTGTCACCACCGACTGGATCAGGGACCGGACCGGGATCGAGCAACGGTTCATCCTGGACCCTGCCGGGGCCACCTCGGATCTGGCCGTGGAGGCCGGCCGGCGAGCCCTGGAGTCCTGCGGGAACCCGCGGGTCGATTTCCTGATCCTGGCGACCTGCACGCCGGACCATCCGTTCCCGGCCACCGCCCCGGCGGTCGCCGCCCGGCTGGGATTGCCGGGGATCGCCGCGTTCGACCTGAACGCCGCCTGCTCCGGTTTCGTCTACGCGCTGTCGGTCAGCGCCGGCATGCTCGCCTCCGGGAGTTACCGCACCGGTCTGGTGATCGGCGCCGACGCCTTCTCCACCCTTCTCGACCAGAACGACCCCATCACCGCGCCGATCTTCGGTGACGGCGGCGGCGCGGTGGTGGTCCGGGCCGGCCACACCGGCGAGCGGGGCGCCGTGTGTACGCAGGTCCTCGGCAGCGACGGCGACCTGCTGGACCTGATGAAGACGCCGGCCGGTGGTTCCCGGCAACGGTCCGCGGGGGTGGCCGGCGACGCCGACAACAGCTACTTCACGATGGCCGGCCGGGCCGTCTTCAAGCACGCGGTGAACCGGATGAGCTCGGTGTCCAGCGCCGTGCTGGACCGGCTGGGCTGGTCACCCGGCGAGGTCGACCGGCTCGTCGCGCACCAGGCCAACCGGCGCATCCTGACCGCGACCGCCGAGGCGATCGGCATCGCACCGGAACGTGCCGTGATCAACGTGGACCGGGTCGCGAACACCTCGGCGGCGTCCATCCCGCTGGCCCTGGTCGACGCCGTGCGCTCCGGCACGTTGACGCCCGGCGACCGGGTGCTGCTCGCCGCGTTCGGCGGCGGCGCCACCTGGGGCGCCACCGGGCTGATCTGGCCCGATCTGACCCTGGCCGCGTCCCAGCCGGCCATCTGA
- a CDS encoding 2OG-Fe(II)-dependent halogenase WelO5 family protein, translated as MTSSVTTRPITGWSGDADYFTFREYQEFVPEAVLDVLEGRCAGVVFRGMVPLDVAANISRRFWDSPHRQVRGAEAPGYYIGAYTWNKPTAQYLDEAAAANPILRDLLDVPGDPMKQFYAGLGAVLAERGAVVRPAEHEGRIAAIALFRSWHGRGAFALEPHDDDSQCSDPQMADFERNGVFGNPIGALNICLENKGGGGRLVYWNVQPDLESKRSLGVEYTGSPYPAELLKDYESKWIDVNPGDVYVFNGAHVHAVEPNTTEKQTRTTLAAMMAFRDDRTVVTWS; from the coding sequence ATGACCAGCAGCGTGACCACCAGGCCGATCACCGGATGGTCCGGCGACGCCGACTACTTCACCTTCCGCGAGTACCAGGAGTTCGTTCCGGAGGCCGTCCTCGACGTCCTCGAGGGCCGGTGCGCCGGAGTCGTATTCCGCGGCATGGTGCCCCTGGATGTCGCCGCGAACATCTCCCGGCGTTTCTGGGACAGCCCGCACCGCCAGGTACGCGGCGCCGAGGCCCCCGGCTACTACATCGGGGCGTACACCTGGAACAAGCCGACCGCGCAGTACCTGGACGAGGCCGCGGCGGCCAACCCGATCCTGCGTGACCTGCTCGACGTGCCCGGCGACCCGATGAAGCAGTTCTACGCGGGGCTCGGCGCGGTGCTGGCCGAACGCGGCGCCGTGGTCCGGCCGGCCGAGCACGAGGGCCGGATCGCCGCGATCGCCCTGTTCCGCTCCTGGCACGGCCGGGGCGCGTTCGCCCTGGAACCGCACGACGACGACTCGCAGTGCTCCGACCCGCAGATGGCCGACTTCGAGCGCAACGGGGTGTTCGGCAACCCGATCGGCGCGCTCAACATCTGCCTGGAGAACAAGGGTGGCGGCGGCCGGCTCGTCTACTGGAACGTCCAGCCCGACCTGGAGAGCAAGCGCAGCCTGGGCGTCGAATACACCGGCTCGCCCTACCCGGCCGAACTGCTGAAGGACTACGAGTCGAAGTGGATCGACGTGAACCCCGGTGACGTCTACGTCTTCAACGGCGCCCACGTGCACGCCGTCGAACCGAACACCACCGAGAAGCAGACCCGTACCACGCTCGCCGCGATGATGGCCTTCCGCGACGACCGCACCGTGGTCACCTGGAGCTGA
- a CDS encoding aldehyde dehydrogenase family protein, whose amino-acid sequence MSAVHDPRTGDTIGHVVLLTPGGIPAVAARARAAAPGWAATPLPTRCAVLTGLARSLANRPAELGARFAREAGKTRAEAETELDRAVDTLRWTASAAAGAAAERAIDGGDGLARCVVTEPAGPVLAIVAGNFPAVVLARKLAPALAMGCTVVVKAPETAPSVVHAIAGLAVEAGLPPDVLQVVNADAAGSAALVARPEFAVVTFTGSPRTGQLVAAGAAAHLAECILELGAHAPAVILPDADLAAAVPALVRAKFASAGQSCAAPSRFLVHERRHDEFVERFSAAVPETDSRPGGTMGPLQTEARRDAVHALVTDAVRRGATAVTGGRLPSGPGWYYPATVLTGVPSDAEILQEEPFGPVAPVLSVSDDDEAVAIADATPFGLGAFVFGGSDRATALARRLNAGRVSVNCTSGADPMSPLSGRGLSGYGYEGGMEGLTAFGRLKVIQSPIG is encoded by the coding sequence ATGTCCGCCGTCCACGACCCCCGAACCGGTGACACGATCGGTCACGTCGTCCTCCTCACCCCGGGCGGGATCCCCGCCGTCGCGGCCCGGGCACGGGCCGCCGCCCCCGGATGGGCGGCCACCCCGCTGCCCACCCGGTGTGCCGTCCTCACCGGACTCGCCCGGTCGCTCGCCAATCGGCCCGCCGAGCTCGGCGCCCGGTTCGCGAGGGAGGCCGGCAAGACCCGGGCCGAAGCCGAGACCGAACTGGACCGGGCCGTCGACACCCTGCGCTGGACGGCGTCGGCCGCCGCCGGGGCCGCCGCCGAACGCGCCATCGACGGTGGTGACGGACTCGCCCGATGTGTCGTCACCGAACCGGCCGGCCCGGTGCTCGCCATCGTCGCCGGCAACTTCCCGGCCGTCGTGCTGGCCCGCAAACTCGCCCCGGCTCTGGCCATGGGGTGCACCGTGGTCGTCAAGGCGCCGGAGACCGCGCCGTCGGTGGTGCACGCCATCGCCGGACTGGCCGTCGAAGCCGGCCTTCCACCGGACGTCCTGCAGGTGGTGAACGCCGACGCGGCCGGGTCGGCGGCCCTGGTGGCCCGGCCCGAGTTCGCTGTGGTCACCTTCACCGGCTCACCCCGGACCGGGCAACTCGTCGCCGCCGGTGCCGCCGCCCACCTGGCCGAGTGCATCCTGGAACTGGGTGCTCACGCGCCCGCGGTGATCCTGCCCGACGCGGATCTGGCCGCCGCGGTCCCGGCGCTGGTCCGGGCGAAATTCGCCTCGGCGGGGCAGAGCTGTGCGGCCCCCAGCCGGTTCCTGGTGCACGAACGCCGCCACGACGAGTTCGTCGAACGATTCAGCGCGGCGGTGCCGGAGACGGACAGCCGCCCCGGCGGAACCATGGGACCGTTGCAGACCGAGGCCCGCCGGGACGCTGTCCACGCCCTGGTCACCGATGCCGTACGGCGGGGCGCGACCGCCGTCACCGGCGGCCGGCTGCCGTCCGGCCCCGGCTGGTACTACCCGGCCACCGTGCTGACCGGCGTGCCGTCGGATGCCGAGATCCTCCAGGAGGAACCGTTCGGCCCGGTCGCGCCGGTGCTATCGGTCAGCGATGACGACGAGGCCGTGGCGATCGCCGACGCGACGCCGTTCGGCCTGGGCGCCTTCGTCTTCGGTGGCTCCGACCGTGCGACGGCGCTGGCCCGGCGGCTGAACGCCGGCCGCGTATCGGTCAACTGCACCTCCGGCGCCGATCCGATGTCCCCCCTGTCCGGCCGTGGACTCAGCGGATACGGATACGAGGGCGGCATGGAGGGGCTGACCGCCTTCGGCCGGCTCAAAGTGATCCAGAGCCCGATCGGCTGA